From Pseudomonadota bacterium, a single genomic window includes:
- the coxB gene encoding cytochrome c oxidase subunit II, which produces MTIYPLLTATATATEGAASRGTLWLPEQASTAAERGDVLFYFIYYLSAFFFLLVVGLTIAFVIKYRRRRGQPVKVSQIEGNHRLEIAWSVVPALILVGIFFWSFSDYVTLSVPPAGAIEVRVLAQKWSWSFDYPKHGVVGATELVVPQGRPVKLTMSAADVIHSFYVPAFRIKKDVLPNRYTVAWFEATRLGSYDIFCAEYCGRGHSQMHARVKVVSTADFEQWAQTGGGPPDGEKLFVAKACVTCHSRTTDRMGLPGPPLAGRYGKTEEMSDGTSVTIDDNYIRESLMNPSAKVVKGFQPLMPTFSGLLTDPQINALIDYIKTLK; this is translated from the coding sequence ATGACCATCTACCCCTTGCTCACCGCAACGGCCACGGCGACCGAAGGCGCTGCCAGCCGCGGCACGCTCTGGCTGCCCGAACAGGCCTCGACGGCGGCCGAGCGCGGCGATGTGCTCTTCTATTTCATCTACTACCTGAGCGCGTTCTTCTTCCTGCTGGTGGTCGGCCTGACCATCGCCTTCGTGATCAAGTACCGTCGGCGGCGCGGCCAGCCGGTGAAGGTGAGCCAGATCGAGGGCAACCACCGGCTCGAGATCGCCTGGTCGGTCGTCCCCGCCCTGATCCTCGTCGGCATCTTCTTTTGGAGCTTCAGCGACTACGTCACGCTCAGCGTGCCGCCCGCCGGAGCGATCGAGGTGCGCGTGCTGGCGCAAAAATGGAGCTGGTCCTTCGACTACCCCAAGCATGGGGTGGTCGGCGCGACCGAGCTCGTTGTGCCTCAGGGGCGGCCGGTCAAGCTAACGATGTCGGCTGCCGACGTGATCCACAGCTTCTATGTGCCCGCCTTCCGCATCAAGAAGGACGTCCTCCCCAACCGCTACACGGTAGCCTGGTTCGAGGCCACGCGCCTCGGCAGCTACGACATCTTCTGCGCCGAGTACTGCGGCCGCGGGCACTCGCAGATGCACGCCCGCGTCAAGGTCGTCAGCACGGCGGACTTCGAGCAGTGGGCGCAGACCGGCGGCGGCCCGCCGGACGGCGAAAAGCTCTTCGTCGCCAAGGCCTGCGTGACCTGTCACAGCCGCACCACCGACCGGATGGGCCTGCCCGGTCCACCGCTCGCCGGGCGCTACGGCAAGACCGAGGAGATGAGCGACGGCACGTCGGTCACGATCGACGACAACTACATTCGGGAGTCGCTGATGAACCCGAGCGCCAAGGTCGTCAAGGGCTTCCAGCCGCTGATGCCGACCTTCTCGGGCCTGCTCACAGATCCGCAGATCAACGCGCTGATCGACTACATCAAGACGCTGAAATGA
- a CDS encoding quinol:cytochrome C oxidoreductase yields MTHAAPSTLRPEQLRLPRSKTWRALSLAAASVGLLALMAHWLLGRGAGAARQAHFSYLVALLYWLSIALGALFFVIVQFATRAGWSVVVRRLAEHAMITLPLLGLLFLPVVGGLHELFHWTHPDALRHDALLASKTPYLNIPFFVARALGYFGIWTALAWAFYRRSLRQDQDGAPEATLRLQRLSGPAIILFALTVTFAAFDWLMSLDPHWYSTMFGVYYFSGCVVAIFAFLALVGLLLRSAGVLGDVISVEHYHDLGKLLFGFTVFWSYIAFSQFMLIWYGNLPEETIWYARRLAGSWRQVTLALGLGHFVVPFFYLMTRATKRRGATLLPAALWLLALHYLDLYWLVMPVLHPAGAAFDLLDLTAFLGIGGLFVAFFLRQLQRHALVPMRDPRLAESLAFENY; encoded by the coding sequence GTGACGCACGCCGCCCCTTCGACCCTGCGCCCTGAGCAGCTCCGCCTGCCCCGCTCCAAGACCTGGCGCGCGCTCTCCTTGGCGGCGGCTAGCGTCGGGTTGCTCGCGCTGATGGCCCACTGGCTGCTTGGTCGCGGCGCGGGCGCTGCACGCCAGGCTCACTTCTCCTACCTCGTGGCGCTGCTCTACTGGCTCAGCATCGCGCTCGGTGCGCTCTTCTTCGTCATCGTGCAGTTCGCCACCAGGGCGGGTTGGAGCGTCGTCGTGCGGCGGTTGGCCGAGCACGCGATGATCACGCTGCCCCTGCTCGGCCTGCTCTTTCTACCCGTCGTCGGCGGTCTCCATGAGCTCTTTCATTGGACCCACCCCGACGCGCTCAGGCACGATGCGCTGCTGGCGAGCAAGACGCCCTACCTCAACATCCCCTTCTTCGTGGCGCGCGCGCTGGGCTATTTCGGCATCTGGACCGCCCTGGCCTGGGCCTTCTATCGGCGCTCCCTGCGACAGGATCAGGACGGTGCCCCAGAGGCGACCCTGCGCCTGCAGCGACTGAGCGGCCCGGCCATTATTCTCTTCGCGCTTACAGTGACCTTCGCGGCCTTCGACTGGCTGATGTCGCTCGATCCGCATTGGTACTCGACGATGTTCGGCGTCTACTACTTCTCCGGCTGCGTCGTCGCGATCTTCGCCTTTCTCGCGCTGGTCGGGCTGCTCTTGCGTAGCGCCGGGGTGCTCGGCGACGTCATCAGCGTCGAGCACTACCATGATCTCGGCAAGCTGCTCTTCGGCTTCACGGTCTTCTGGTCCTATATCGCCTTCTCGCAGTTCATGCTGATCTGGTACGGCAATCTACCCGAGGAGACGATCTGGTACGCGCGGCGCCTCGCGGGCTCCTGGCGTCAGGTGACCCTGGCGCTCGGCCTCGGTCACTTCGTCGTCCCCTTCTTCTACCTGATGACCCGCGCGACCAAACGGCGCGGCGCAACCCTGCTGCCGGCCGCGCTCTGGCTGCTGGCGCTGCACTACCTCGACCTCTACTGGCTCGTGATGCCCGTGCTCCACCCGGCCGGCGCCGCCTTCGACCTGCTCGATCTGACCGCCTTCCTCGGCATCGGCGGTTTGTTCGTGGCGTTCTTCTTGCGCCAGCTGCAGCGCCATGCGCTGGTGCCCATGCGCGACCCGCGCCTCGCCGAGTCGCTGGCCTTCGAGAACTACTGA
- a CDS encoding cytochrome c, with protein sequence MGVLRQAARLLARRWRHARGFVAAARVAALLLLGLSACRGGRSSSPPVHLQQNMASQARFGAQQSNAFFADGRAMRTPPANTIAHGALRESEHLYRGTLDGKPADRLPVALTADLLQRGRERFDIYCQPCHGASGNGESILRARKMAVPAPSYHEQRLLQAPIGHFFGVISEGVRSMPSYAWAIPVTDRWAIAAYVRALQLAGHATLDQLPPDVVVRRGWRTP encoded by the coding sequence ATGGGCGTGCTGAGGCAAGCAGCAAGGCTCTTGGCGCGGCGATGGCGCCACGCACGCGGCTTCGTTGCGGCGGCTCGGGTCGCGGCGCTGCTGCTGCTCGGCCTCTCCGCCTGTCGCGGTGGGCGATCGAGCTCACCGCCGGTTCATCTGCAGCAGAACATGGCTTCACAGGCGCGCTTTGGCGCCCAGCAGAGCAATGCCTTCTTCGCCGACGGGCGGGCGATGCGCACGCCACCGGCCAACACCATCGCCCACGGCGCGCTGCGCGAGAGCGAGCATCTCTATCGCGGCACCCTTGACGGAAAGCCAGCCGATCGCCTGCCCGTGGCGCTGACCGCCGACTTGTTACAGCGCGGCCGCGAGCGCTTCGACATCTACTGCCAACCCTGTCATGGAGCGAGTGGCAATGGGGAGTCGATCTTGCGCGCGCGCAAGATGGCCGTACCCGCGCCCTCCTACCACGAGCAGCGTCTGCTCCAGGCGCCGATCGGTCACTTCTTCGGCGTCATCAGCGAGGGCGTGCGCAGCATGCCCTCCTACGCCTGGGCCATCCCGGTCACCGATCGCTGGGCCATCGCCGCCTATGTCCGCGCGCTCCAGCTCGCCGGCCACGCCACCCTCGATCAGCTACCGCCTGACGTCGTCGTGCGACGCGGCTGGAGGACGCCGTGA
- a CDS encoding DUF3341 domain-containing protein, which produces MAETPATETWGVLAEFADPTALYRACERLRDGGFSRWDAHSPFPVHGLDRAMGLRPSRLPWVVFVGGMLGAAGGLGLQWWTSTIAYPMVIAGKPYFSWPAFVPVTFEVGVLAAALTCVLGMLHFNRLPRHYHPVFRSERFAGVGDDRFFISVEAADPRFDPDQTPGWLKELGATHVELLAQ; this is translated from the coding sequence ATGGCTGAAACGCCAGCCACCGAGACCTGGGGCGTGTTGGCGGAATTCGCCGACCCGACGGCGCTCTATCGCGCTTGCGAGCGCCTACGCGATGGCGGCTTCTCGCGCTGGGACGCCCATAGCCCCTTTCCAGTGCATGGACTCGACCGCGCGATGGGTCTGCGCCCCTCGCGCCTGCCCTGGGTCGTCTTCGTCGGCGGCATGCTCGGGGCCGCCGGCGGCCTCGGCCTGCAGTGGTGGACCAGCACCATCGCCTATCCGATGGTGATCGCTGGCAAACCCTATTTTAGCTGGCCCGCCTTCGTCCCCGTGACCTTCGAGGTCGGCGTGCTGGCGGCCGCGTTGACCTGCGTTCTGGGGATGCTGCACTTCAACCGGCTCCCTCGCCACTACCATCCTGTGTTTCGCAGCGAGCGCTTCGCCGGGGTCGGCGACGATCGCTTCTTCATCTCGGTCGAGGCGGCGGACCCGCGTTTCGATCCCGACCAGACCCCCGGTTGGTTGAAGGAGCTCGGCGCGACGCACGTCGAGCTGTTGGCCCAATGA
- the nrfD gene encoding polysulfide reductase NrfD produces the protein MSQQPTATELSLNLDEPVDQRAPLLLGDNSLHGITEAVCRPVEWVPPRAWYIFFGVSLALLGVLVLSTAYLFYMGTGIWGLNNPVGWGWAIVNFVFWVGIGHAGTLISAILFLFRQRWRTSINRFAEAMTIFAVMCALLFPTIHVGRVWVIYWALPYPNQMGVWPNFRSPLLWDVFAVSIYGAVSLLFWYVGLLPDLATVRDRAKSRVRRIAYGIFALGWRGSNRHWQHYERAYLILAAISAPLVLSVHSIVSFDFAVSQVPGWHTTIFPPYFVAGAIFSGFAMVVTLMVIARELFGLTHIVTLRHFENMAKVMLLTGSIVGYAYAMEFFIAWYSGNPFERFVFINRAFGPYAWAYWIMVTCNVIVPQSFWFKRARRSLPWLFVSSILINVGMWFERFVITVTSLHRDFLPSSWDYYSPTFWDVCALVGSFGLFFTMFSLFVRFLPQVAMAEVKAIVPAAHVHGPTPAPTSDSAATAPLASGGNLPPPTGDLIHG, from the coding sequence ATGTCGCAGCAGCCCACCGCCACCGAGCTGAGCCTCAACCTCGACGAGCCCGTCGATCAGCGGGCGCCGCTGCTGCTGGGCGACAACAGCCTCCACGGCATCACCGAGGCGGTCTGCCGCCCCGTCGAGTGGGTGCCGCCGCGCGCTTGGTACATCTTCTTCGGTGTGTCGCTGGCGCTCCTCGGCGTGCTCGTGCTCAGCACCGCCTATCTCTTCTATATGGGCACGGGGATCTGGGGTCTGAACAACCCCGTCGGCTGGGGCTGGGCGATCGTCAACTTCGTCTTCTGGGTCGGCATCGGCCACGCCGGGACGCTGATCTCCGCGATCCTCTTCCTCTTTCGCCAGCGCTGGCGCACGTCGATCAACCGCTTCGCGGAGGCGATGACGATCTTCGCCGTGATGTGTGCGCTGCTTTTTCCGACGATCCACGTCGGCCGCGTCTGGGTCATCTACTGGGCACTGCCCTACCCCAACCAGATGGGCGTCTGGCCCAACTTCCGTAGCCCGCTGCTCTGGGATGTCTTCGCCGTGAGCATCTATGGCGCCGTCTCGCTGCTCTTCTGGTACGTCGGACTGCTGCCCGACCTGGCGACCGTCCGCGACCGCGCCAAGAGCCGCGTCCGGCGCATCGCCTACGGCATCTTCGCCCTCGGCTGGCGCGGCTCGAATCGGCACTGGCAGCACTACGAGCGGGCCTACCTGATTCTGGCGGCGATCTCGGCGCCCCTCGTGCTCTCGGTGCACTCGATCGTCTCCTTCGACTTCGCCGTCTCGCAGGTCCCCGGCTGGCACACGACCATCTTCCCGCCCTACTTCGTCGCCGGCGCGATCTTCTCCGGCTTCGCGATGGTCGTGACGCTGATGGTGATCGCGCGCGAGCTCTTCGGCTTGACGCACATCGTCACCCTCCGCCACTTCGAGAACATGGCGAAGGTGATGCTGCTGACCGGCTCGATCGTCGGCTACGCCTATGCGATGGAGTTCTTCATCGCGTGGTATAGCGGCAACCCCTTCGAGCGTTTTGTCTTCATCAACCGCGCCTTTGGCCCCTATGCCTGGGCCTATTGGATCATGGTCACCTGCAACGTCATCGTGCCGCAGAGCTTCTGGTTCAAGCGCGCCCGCCGGTCGCTGCCCTGGCTCTTCGTCTCCTCGATTCTGATCAACGTGGGCATGTGGTTCGAGCGCTTCGTCATCACGGTGACCTCGCTGCACCGCGACTTCCTCCCCTCGAGCTGGGACTACTACTCGCCGACCTTCTGGGACGTCTGCGCGCTGGTCGGGAGCTTCGGGCTCTTCTTCACGATGTTCTCGCTCTTCGTGCGCTTCCTGCCGCAGGTGGCGATGGCGGAGGTCAAGGCGATCGTGCCGGCAGCCCACGTCCACGGCCCGACACCCGCCCCCACGAGCGACAGCGCCGCGACCGCGCCACTGGCAAGCGGCGGCAACCTGCCGCCGCCCACAGGAGACCTGATCCATGGCTGA
- a CDS encoding Fe-S-cluster-containing hydrogenase, which yields MTTPRVHAPAATAEGNATAPRHWRSLNAEGAPIDPAQAAQRDEFPPNAAQLDLDHVGRRDFLGVMGASLTLAGATLSGCVRKPRELILPFNQRPEDLVPGQPRYYATAAQLTGGVVGLLVESQDGRPTKIEGHPDHPMSRGATDTFLQASVLDLYDPQRLRRTRLGDRSVSTRERDAALAGLAARLERQQGRGLALLLQDLRSPTLHALLGELRARYPHARLYVHDAAQPRQSLAGAALVGLKGARPCYALDRADVVLALDADPLGLEGDVVRQARAFAQRRRLTSPRDGMNRLYVVEPAFTVTGMNADNRLRLAASQVGGFLADLVAKLAPSLPAPAGAEQLLARLRARAPSAAHQRWIGALAEDLLAHRGRALIIVGEGQPPLVHALGQLTNALLGSVGQTVSYYPDLAADCEGIEALAAALRAETVSSLVIVGGNPVYDAPADLEFGTLLRRVPSTIYLCPTANETAALARWVVPQSHFLEAWGDLRAADGTISVQQPLIAPLFASLSPIELVARLIASKLHDGYTLLRRPATAAYAGLLPAGADEASHERRWRALVHDGQRPAELAALSPTYEWQALATQLAGRPAARPTLEGSSGSADRDARTARPQDALDRPAPTDQRLELVFQLDATLYDGRFAGNAWLQELPDPVTKLTWDNAALIGAATARRLGLKSEELIELEHDGRRLQAAVWITPGVAESCVALALGYGRQHSGPVADGRGFNANALRTVDASRFAQGVRLRHLRGHYALACTQDHGTLIEPLTGQRRPIVQEATLAQYQRDPDFARAAQLLPDAEVKTLLWEPPNPTTGRQWGMTIDLSSCIGCNACTIACQSENTIPVVGKERVLNGREMHWIRLDRYFSGESDDALPVTQPMACQHCETAPCESVCPVGATAHSPEGLNDMAYNRCIGTRYCANNCPYKVRRFNFFNYQAEHDRQNALLAMQRNPDVTVRFRGVMEKCTYCVQRINGARLAAKAAGSDTIADGTVVPACQQVCPTEAIVFGDLNDPRSRVAQLKQRDRNYAVLGDMNLKPRTTYLARVRNPNPKLG from the coding sequence ATGACTACGCCTAGAGTGCACGCCCCCGCTGCCACCGCCGAGGGAAACGCCACCGCCCCGCGTCATTGGCGCAGCCTCAATGCCGAGGGCGCGCCGATCGATCCAGCGCAGGCTGCCCAGCGCGACGAGTTTCCGCCCAATGCCGCGCAGCTCGACCTCGACCACGTCGGGCGCCGCGACTTCCTCGGGGTGATGGGCGCCTCGCTAACCCTCGCCGGCGCCACGCTGAGCGGCTGCGTGCGCAAGCCACGCGAGCTGATCCTGCCCTTCAACCAGCGGCCCGAGGATCTGGTCCCTGGACAGCCGCGCTACTACGCCACCGCCGCCCAGCTCACGGGGGGGGTGGTCGGCCTGCTCGTCGAGAGCCAGGACGGACGCCCGACCAAGATCGAGGGCCACCCCGACCATCCGATGAGTCGCGGCGCCACCGACACCTTCCTGCAGGCGAGCGTGCTCGATCTCTACGACCCGCAGCGCCTGCGGCGCACGCGCCTCGGCGACCGCTCGGTCTCCACGCGCGAGCGCGATGCCGCGCTGGCCGGGCTCGCGGCGCGCCTCGAGCGGCAGCAGGGGCGCGGCCTGGCGCTGCTGCTGCAGGACCTCCGTTCGCCGACGCTCCACGCGCTGCTGGGCGAGCTTCGCGCTCGCTACCCGCACGCACGCCTCTACGTCCACGACGCGGCCCAACCACGGCAGAGCCTGGCCGGCGCAGCACTCGTCGGGCTGAAGGGGGCTCGGCCCTGCTATGCGCTCGATCGCGCCGATGTCGTGCTAGCCCTCGACGCCGATCCGCTCGGCCTCGAGGGCGACGTCGTCCGCCAGGCCCGCGCCTTTGCCCAACGACGGCGCCTCACCAGCCCGCGCGACGGGATGAACAGGCTCTACGTGGTCGAGCCAGCCTTCACCGTCACGGGGATGAACGCCGACAATCGCCTGCGCCTGGCGGCCTCGCAGGTGGGTGGCTTTCTCGCCGACCTGGTCGCCAAGCTCGCGCCTTCCCTGCCGGCGCCCGCCGGCGCCGAGCAGCTCCTGGCGCGCCTGCGGGCGCGCGCGCCGAGCGCCGCGCATCAGCGCTGGATTGGCGCGCTGGCCGAGGACCTCCTCGCCCATCGCGGGCGGGCGTTGATCATCGTTGGCGAAGGGCAGCCGCCGCTGGTCCATGCGCTCGGCCAGCTGACCAACGCGCTGCTCGGCAGCGTCGGCCAGACGGTCAGCTACTACCCCGACCTGGCAGCGGACTGCGAGGGGATCGAGGCCCTCGCCGCGGCGCTGCGGGCCGAGACCGTCTCATCGCTGGTCATCGTCGGCGGAAACCCGGTCTATGACGCGCCGGCCGATCTCGAGTTCGGCACCTTGCTGCGCCGCGTCCCGTCGACGATCTACCTCTGCCCCACGGCCAACGAGACCGCGGCGCTGGCGCGCTGGGTCGTGCCCCAAAGCCACTTCCTCGAGGCCTGGGGCGATCTCCGCGCCGCCGACGGCACGATCAGCGTGCAGCAGCCGCTGATCGCGCCCCTCTTCGCCTCGCTCTCGCCGATCGAGCTCGTTGCGCGCCTGATCGCCTCTAAGCTCCACGATGGCTACACGCTGCTGCGCCGCCCGGCGACCGCAGCCTATGCAGGCCTGCTGCCGGCCGGGGCCGATGAGGCCAGCCACGAGCGTCGCTGGCGCGCGCTGGTCCATGACGGGCAGCGCCCGGCTGAGCTCGCCGCGCTCAGCCCCACCTACGAGTGGCAGGCGCTTGCGACCCAGCTCGCCGGCAGGCCCGCAGCGCGACCAACGCTCGAGGGCTCGAGCGGCTCGGCCGATCGGGACGCCCGGACGGCGCGCCCGCAGGACGCCCTCGATAGACCGGCCCCCACCGACCAACGCCTGGAGTTGGTCTTTCAGCTCGACGCGACGCTCTACGACGGCCGCTTCGCCGGCAACGCCTGGCTGCAAGAGCTGCCCGATCCGGTGACCAAGCTGACGTGGGATAACGCGGCGTTGATCGGGGCAGCCACGGCGCGCCGGCTCGGGCTCAAGTCCGAGGAGCTGATCGAGCTCGAACATGATGGTCGCCGCCTGCAGGCCGCCGTCTGGATCACGCCGGGCGTCGCAGAGAGCTGCGTCGCCTTGGCGCTGGGCTATGGTCGCCAGCATAGCGGCCCGGTGGCCGACGGCCGCGGCTTCAACGCCAACGCGCTGCGCACCGTCGACGCCTCGCGCTTCGCCCAAGGCGTCAGGCTGCGCCACCTGCGCGGGCACTACGCGCTCGCCTGCACGCAGGACCACGGCACGCTGATCGAGCCCCTGACCGGCCAGCGCCGCCCGATCGTGCAGGAGGCAACGCTGGCGCAGTACCAGCGCGACCCTGACTTCGCCCGCGCCGCGCAGCTCCTGCCCGACGCCGAGGTCAAGACCCTGCTCTGGGAGCCGCCCAACCCCACGACGGGTCGGCAATGGGGCATGACGATCGACCTCAGCAGCTGCATCGGCTGCAACGCCTGCACGATCGCCTGCCAGTCAGAGAACACGATCCCCGTCGTCGGCAAGGAGCGCGTGCTCAACGGCCGCGAGATGCATTGGATTCGCCTCGATCGCTATTTCAGCGGCGAGAGCGACGACGCCCTGCCCGTCACGCAGCCGATGGCCTGCCAGCATTGCGAGACGGCGCCCTGCGAAAGCGTCTGCCCGGTCGGCGCCACCGCGCATAGCCCCGAGGGGCTGAACGACATGGCCTACAACCGCTGCATCGGCACACGCTACTGTGCCAACAACTGCCCATATAAGGTGCGGCGCTTCAACTTCTTCAACTACCAGGCCGAGCACGACCGGCAGAACGCGCTGCTGGCGATGCAGCGCAACCCCGACGTCACCGTGCGCTTTCGCGGGGTGATGGAGAAGTGCACCTACTGCGTGCAACGCATCAACGGCGCCCGCCTCGCGGCCAAGGCCGCGGGCAGCGATACCATCGCCGACGGCACGGTGGTGCCGGCCTGTCAGCAGGTCTGCCCGACCGAGGCGATCGTCTTCGGCGATCTCAATGACCCGCGGAGCCGCGTCGCGCAGCTCAAGCAGCGCGACCGCAACTACGCGGTGCTGGGCGACATGAATCTCAAGCCGCGCACGACCTACCTCGCGCGCGTGCGCAACCCCAACCCCAAGCTCGGCTGA
- a CDS encoding cytochrome c3 family protein, with amino-acid sequence MTPLFPRWTNRLPLYLGLALPVVLATVVGAIWYWFSPSFTDVGYEPIQPVPFSHKLHAGELGFDCRYCHSTVERAPVAAVPPTQTCMGCHEKLILPETVKLAPLRIAHASGLPLPWVRVHLLPDYAFFDHRVHVAAGVGCVQCHGRVDQMTVVRQVQPLSMSWCLDCHRNPAGRVGPLDKVTDLGYDPAAAGYVAARDPRRKRQLEPPLHCSGCHR; translated from the coding sequence GTGACCCCGCTCTTCCCGCGCTGGACCAATCGTCTTCCGCTCTACCTCGGCCTGGCCTTGCCCGTGGTCTTGGCGACGGTCGTCGGCGCGATCTGGTACTGGTTTTCTCCCTCGTTTACCGACGTCGGCTACGAGCCGATCCAGCCCGTCCCCTTCAGCCATAAGCTCCACGCGGGCGAGCTCGGCTTCGACTGCCGCTACTGCCACAGCACCGTCGAGCGGGCGCCGGTCGCCGCCGTGCCCCCGACGCAGACCTGCATGGGCTGTCACGAGAAGCTGATCTTGCCCGAGACCGTCAAGCTCGCGCCCCTGCGCATCGCCCATGCCAGCGGGCTGCCGCTCCCCTGGGTGCGCGTTCACCTGCTGCCCGACTACGCCTTCTTCGATCACCGCGTCCACGTGGCCGCGGGCGTCGGCTGCGTGCAGTGTCACGGCCGCGTCGACCAGATGACGGTCGTGCGCCAGGTCCAGCCGCTGAGCATGAGCTGGTGCTTGGACTGCCACCGCAACCCAGCGGGCCGGGTGGGTCCGTTGGACAAAGTCACCGACCTCGGCTACGACCCGGCGGCCGCGGGCTACGTCGCCGCGCGCGATCCGCGGCGCAAGCGCCAGCTCGAGCCGCCCTTGCACTGCTCGGGGTGCCACCGATGA